From Agromyces sp. SYSU T00194, a single genomic window includes:
- a CDS encoding HupE/UreJ family protein, producing MRRSVVAALAVLAAGAAALLPAPAASAHVVPSTVIALDVHDSDITATVTLPESDLATASGVDVGDVLDDSEAAALEAYLEDHFAVASDDGAWTVDATAVELGSTEQWGTGAFDTVTATVLLTPADASEVRAFTLEYDAIVHQVVTADVSVILHSDWAAGELESARDLGTISADTVTGGVSPLAIDLDDGSWWQGFAGMLGLGVSHIAKGTDHQLFLLTLLLPAPLLAAGGRWRRTAPTRTAVRRIAAITLAFTIGHSITLALGALGLAVAQQPVEVLIAASILVAAVHAIRPLFPGREVVVAGSFGLVHGMAFSATLAALDLSGGQLALSLAGFNLGIELMQLVVVVVVLPPLVVLAGTRAYAPLRVGAAAAAVAAAAGWLLDRAGVPNLVGAAADAIGPASPWIAGALWVAALGVLARRAVAPSPADRGFAHS from the coding sequence ATGCGCCGATCCGTCGTCGCCGCGCTCGCAGTCCTCGCTGCGGGCGCGGCGGCCCTGCTCCCCGCCCCGGCGGCGTCGGCGCACGTGGTGCCGTCGACCGTCATCGCGCTCGACGTCCACGACTCCGACATCACCGCGACCGTGACGCTGCCCGAGTCCGACCTCGCCACCGCGAGCGGCGTCGACGTGGGCGACGTGCTCGACGACTCCGAGGCAGCCGCACTCGAGGCGTACCTCGAGGACCACTTCGCCGTCGCCTCCGACGACGGCGCGTGGACGGTCGACGCCACGGCCGTCGAACTGGGCAGCACCGAGCAGTGGGGCACGGGCGCATTCGACACGGTCACCGCGACGGTGCTGCTGACACCGGCGGATGCCTCGGAGGTGCGCGCGTTCACCCTCGAGTACGACGCGATCGTCCACCAGGTCGTGACCGCCGACGTCTCGGTGATCCTGCACAGCGACTGGGCCGCCGGCGAGCTGGAGTCCGCGCGCGACCTCGGCACGATCTCGGCGGACACGGTGACCGGCGGCGTCTCGCCGCTGGCGATCGACCTGGACGACGGCAGCTGGTGGCAGGGGTTCGCGGGGATGCTCGGGCTGGGCGTCTCGCACATCGCGAAGGGCACCGACCACCAGCTGTTCCTCCTCACCCTGCTGCTGCCCGCCCCACTGCTGGCCGCGGGCGGGCGCTGGCGCCGGACTGCGCCGACGCGCACCGCGGTGCGCCGCATCGCGGCGATCACGCTGGCCTTCACGATCGGGCACTCGATCACGCTCGCGCTCGGCGCGCTGGGGCTCGCGGTGGCGCAGCAGCCGGTCGAGGTGCTCATCGCCGCGAGCATCCTGGTCGCCGCCGTCCACGCGATCCGCCCGCTCTTCCCCGGCCGGGAGGTCGTGGTCGCCGGCAGCTTCGGACTCGTCCACGGCATGGCGTTCTCGGCGACGCTGGCCGCCCTCGACCTCTCCGGCGGGCAGCTCGCGCTGAGCCTCGCGGGCTTCAACCTCGGCATCGAGCTGATGCAGCTCGTCGTGGTCGTCGTGGTCCTCCCTCCCCTCGTGGTGCTGGCGGGCACGCGCGCCTACGCGCCACTGCGTGTGGGTGCCGCAGCCGCAGCCGTCGCCGCCGCGGCGGGCTGGCTCCTCGATCGCGCCGGCGTCCCGAACCTCGTCGGCGCGGCCGCCGACGCGATCGGCCCGGCGTCGCCGTGGATCGCCGGCGCGCTCTGGGTCGCAGCGCTCGGCGTGCTCGCCCGGCGCGCCGTCGCGCCTTCACCCGCGGACCGTGGGTTCGCTCACTCCTGA